One genomic region from Anabaena sp. PCC 7108 encodes:
- a CDS encoding Uma2 family endonuclease has product MQLTEKQYYTPEEYLELEATADYKSEYIEGQIIPIAGASINHNRITGNFYATLNFAFRQQENYEVFMGDMRLWIPQRLIYTYPDVMIIADQPEFFNNRTDTITNPQVIIEVLSKSTKGYDREDKFEAYRTIPSFQEYLLIDQNRIHVEQFSKTGKKRWNLCEYDEEDENISLVTVPFEISLQDLYNKVKFEVVESESENHS; this is encoded by the coding sequence ATGCAACTAACAGAAAAGCAATATTACACCCCAGAGGAATATCTGGAATTAGAAGCAACCGCTGACTACAAAAGCGAATACATTGAAGGACAAATTATTCCTATTGCTGGTGCATCCATAAATCATAACCGCATTACAGGTAATTTTTACGCCACGCTGAATTTTGCCTTTCGACAACAAGAAAATTACGAAGTTTTTATGGGTGATATGCGTCTGTGGATACCCCAAAGACTAATATACACTTATCCAGATGTGATGATTATTGCAGATCAGCCAGAATTTTTCAATAATCGCACGGATACAATTACAAATCCCCAGGTAATTATTGAAGTTTTATCTAAGTCTACCAAAGGTTACGACAGAGAAGATAAATTTGAAGCTTACAGAACAATTCCCAGTTTCCAAGAATATTTATTAATTGACCAAAACCGAATTCATGTAGAACAATTTTCTAAAACTGGCAAGAAAAGATGGAATTTATGTGAGTATGATGAAGAAGATGAAAACATATCTCTTGTCACTGTACCTTTTGAAATTTCTTTACAAGATTTATATAATAAAGTAAAATTTGAAGTTGTAGAATCTGAATCAGAAAATCATAGTTAA
- a CDS encoding 1-deoxy-D-xylulose-5-phosphate reductoisomerase, with product MKAITLLGSTGSIGTQTLDIVAEHPDKFRIVGLAAGRNVELFAAQIRQFRPQIAAISAADKLPELKEAIKDLNPQPILLAGEAGVIEVARYGDAQSVVTGIVGCAGLLPTIAAIEAGKDIALANKETIIAGAPVVLPLVEKHGVKLLPADSEHSAIFQCLQGVPKDGLKKILLTASGGAFRDWPVEKLPEVKVADAIKHPNWSMGRKITVDSATLMNKGLEVIEAHYLFGVDYDNIEIVIHPQSIIHSLIELQDTSVLAQLGWPDMRLPLLYALSWPERIYTNWERLNLVKSGDLTFREPDHKKYPCMGLAYAAGRAGGSMPAVLNAANEQAVALFLEEKIHYLDIAKCIEFVCDSHQNDNKQNPSLDDILAADQWARQEVFTATEKLATQPQIISVG from the coding sequence GTGAAAGCTATTACTCTCCTGGGTTCTACTGGCTCAATTGGTACTCAAACCTTAGATATCGTCGCTGAACACCCTGATAAATTCCGAATCGTCGGATTAGCTGCGGGACGGAATGTGGAGTTATTCGCGGCGCAAATTCGCCAGTTTCGTCCCCAAATTGCGGCCATTTCTGCTGCGGACAAATTACCAGAACTCAAAGAAGCTATTAAAGACCTCAATCCTCAACCCATTTTATTGGCTGGGGAAGCGGGAGTGATAGAAGTTGCGCGTTATGGTGATGCTCAGTCCGTTGTAACGGGTATTGTTGGTTGTGCGGGTTTATTACCAACTATTGCAGCTATTGAAGCGGGTAAGGATATAGCTTTAGCTAATAAAGAAACTATCATTGCCGGCGCTCCTGTGGTGTTACCTTTGGTGGAAAAACACGGAGTGAAACTATTACCAGCAGATTCCGAGCATTCCGCTATTTTTCAATGTCTGCAAGGTGTTCCTAAAGATGGCTTAAAAAAGATATTACTCACGGCTTCTGGTGGTGCTTTTCGTGATTGGCCTGTGGAAAAATTACCAGAGGTAAAAGTTGCTGATGCTATTAAACATCCTAACTGGTCAATGGGGCGAAAAATCACTGTAGATTCGGCGACTTTGATGAATAAAGGTTTGGAAGTAATTGAGGCTCATTATTTGTTTGGAGTAGATTACGACAACATTGAAATTGTCATTCATCCTCAAAGTATTATTCACTCTTTAATTGAGTTACAAGATACTTCGGTTTTAGCTCAACTGGGTTGGCCAGATATGCGTTTACCTTTGCTTTATGCTTTATCTTGGCCGGAACGAATTTACACTAATTGGGAAAGATTGAATTTAGTAAAATCTGGTGATTTAACTTTCCGTGAACCAGATCATAAAAAGTATCCTTGCATGGGTTTAGCTTATGCTGCGGGTCGGGCTGGTGGTTCTATGCCGGCGGTTTTGAATGCAGCAAATGAGCAAGCTGTGGCGTTGTTTTTAGAAGAGAAAATTCACTATTTGGATATTGCGAAGTGTATTGAATTTGTGTGCGATAGTCATCAAAATGATAATAAACAAAATCCATCTTTAGATGACATATTAGCAGCAGATCAATGGGCTAGACAAGAAGTTTTCACAGCTACAGAAAAATTAGCAACTCAGCCACAGATAATTTCTGTTGGTTAA